From Eriocheir sinensis breed Jianghai 21 chromosome 65, ASM2467909v1, whole genome shotgun sequence, one genomic window encodes:
- the LOC126987469 gene encoding uncharacterized protein LOC126987469, translating into MHEEGTAADTGLEMAGNCTLPLSEDALLRFFLVYCCFICIVGITCNVVALWCVARCPRTITPVKVILGAIFSSTLLLCLVGPPSTANLALSKLRCDGEVPKTVQMFATISVCIFTKMESIYVFVMALLRARGVWAPRRGPVRMRTAVAAVVGVGLYILLETAVMVALKWMPNIHSHSRNIRLVASKIVHYLLPVLLTLACYLSTIVAVRRNKRNLAGSQPTAAVTMVMDEATRAMLAVFISNLVFVLPCAIKFIMTTEFTKFMMDIFLVFFYTHLFVDPLVFVCFNSHHRRHVLQALQLCLGRPPREEGALTIESQVAQSSPALGVPTRGEAKTQEDTC; encoded by the exons ATGCACGAAGAAG GAACAGCCGCTGACACCGGTCTGGAGATGGCGGGGAACTGCACCCTGCCGTTGTCGGAGGACGCTCTACTACGTTTCTTCCTCGTCTACTGCTGTTTCATCTGCATCGTTGGCATAACAT gtaatgttgtggcgCTGTGGTGCGTGGCGCGCTGCCCCCGCACCATCACTCCCGTCAAGGTGATCCTGGGCGCGATCTTCTCCAGCACGCTGCTCCTGTGCCTCGTGGGGCCTCCCTCCACGGCGAACCTCGCACTCTCCAAGCTGCGCTGCGACGGGGAGGTTCCAAAGACGGTCCAGATGTTCGCCACTATCAGCGTCTGCATCTTCACAAAAATGGAAAGCATTTACGTCTTCGTTATGGCGctactcag AGCTCGGGGGGTGTGGGCGCCGCGGCGGGGCCCAGTGAGGATGCGCACGGCCGTGGCTGCGGTAGTGGGGGTCGGACTCTACATCTTACTCGAGACTGCG GTGATGGTTGCACTGAAATGGATGCCGAATATCCACAGTCACTCGAGGAATATCAGGCTGGTGGCTTCCAAAATAGTGCACTACCTCCTACCCGTGCTGCTCACCCTCGCTTGCTACCTGTCGACCATCGTGGCG GTGAGACGTAACAAGCGTAATCTGGCCGGCAGTCAGCCCACAGCGGCAGTGACGATGGTGATGGACGAGGCGACGCGGGCCATGCTGGCGGTGTTCATCAGCAACCTGGTCTTCGTCCTCCCATGCGCCATCAAATTCATCATGACCACTGAGTTCACCAAATTCATGATGGACATCTTTTTAGTGTTCTTTTACACGCATCTGTTCGTGGACCCGTTGGTGTTTGTGTGCTTCAACAGTCACCACCGGAGGCACGTCCTGCAGGCCCTCCAGCTCTGCCTCGGCCGCCCTCCTCGCGAAGAAGGCGCGTTAACCATCGAGTCACAGGTCGCTCAGTCGTCCCCTGCCCTAGGAGTCCCGACGAGGGGCGAGGCAAAGACTCAAGAGGATACCTGCTGA